Proteins found in one Coleofasciculaceae cyanobacterium genomic segment:
- a CDS encoding cofactor assembly of complex C subunit B: MSKSDTNRILRLLPFLVGGLGGFLLLLNRLLTTQITDSQARSDALGVIEGAVLILVGLLWQQIQARTPDTVDLIGETGLEFSSELSDLAKTELAWASHLLITNTVTRSLVVYYDGKTILRRGILGKNSQVKPGAILARVLSRRKPVYLVKLNLYPGKVEFDYLPENTQGVICQPIGDKGVLILGANAPRSYTKQDEQWIEGIADKLAVTLGATD; this comes from the coding sequence ATGAGTAAATCTGACACCAATCGAATACTCAGGTTGCTACCTTTCTTGGTTGGAGGATTAGGCGGTTTTTTACTGCTGCTCAATCGCCTGTTAACAACCCAAATAACTGATTCTCAGGCACGTTCGGATGCTTTGGGCGTAATTGAAGGGGCGGTGTTAATTTTGGTGGGTTTGCTTTGGCAACAGATCCAAGCGAGAACTCCCGATACCGTAGATTTGATTGGCGAAACAGGTTTGGAGTTTAGTTCCGAGCTTTCAGACTTAGCTAAAACTGAGTTAGCCTGGGCTTCTCATTTGTTGATAACTAACACCGTAACGCGATCTCTAGTAGTTTATTATGATGGCAAAACCATTCTCAGACGGGGTATTTTAGGTAAGAATTCTCAAGTAAAGCCTGGAGCAATTTTAGCCAGAGTATTATCAAGACGAAAGCCCGTATATTTAGTAAAATTGAATCTTTATCCAGGTAAAGTAGAGTTTGACTATTTACCAGAGAATACCCAAGGAGTTATTTGTCAGCCAATTGGCGACAAGGGAGTGTTGATTTTAGGCGCAAATGCTCCTCGCAGCTACACCAAACAAGACGAACAGTGGATTGAAGGTATTGCTGATAAATTAGCGGTGACTTTAGGTGCTACTGATTAA
- a CDS encoding serine/threonine-protein kinase, which yields MSYCLNPSCPKPVNHPKSKICEACGSKLLLHNRYHLVKGLGKGGFGAAFLAADIGLPGKPLCVIKQLKPNTDNPNFLAMARELFKREAQTLGKIGNHPQIPRLLDYFEERQQFYLIQEFVKGNNLQQEIRKQGVLNEAKARQVLKEVLVILRDIHAQKVIHRDIKPANIIRREIDDKLVLIDFGVVKDQVNSAGAAANQTALTAFAVGTPGFAPPEQLAMRPVYASDVYALGVTCMYLMTGKAPKNMDCDPITGEINWFKYVNISDSFAAILSKMLEIAVKSRYKSAEEVLQVLDLENHTDSLSESMLSYPIAGDASTSISHRTGIGSRHNIPSRVSQHAGSKTTSTSRYSRTSSQRINPRNSAAEKTTSFSNTKAAAKPIKISAEEVLNAYSSGRKDFSLKDLGMQDLQKADLSEAKFHGSKLVRTNFHGADLNRANFINSDVRQAMLRNANLTKSFFNSCNLEGVDLRGANLSYANFKNTNLKGANLCGANLSHTNLTQEQLEEVKTNWMTIMPSGKRGFW from the coding sequence ATGAGCTATTGCCTAAATCCATCCTGTCCCAAACCTGTTAATCATCCTAAGTCAAAAATATGTGAAGCATGTGGGTCTAAACTGCTATTGCATAATCGTTATCATTTAGTTAAAGGTTTGGGCAAAGGCGGTTTTGGAGCTGCTTTTTTGGCAGCCGATATAGGACTTCCAGGTAAACCTTTGTGTGTAATCAAGCAGTTAAAACCTAACACAGATAACCCCAATTTTCTGGCAATGGCGCGAGAGTTGTTTAAGCGTGAAGCTCAAACTCTTGGTAAAATCGGAAATCATCCTCAAATACCTCGACTGTTAGACTATTTTGAAGAGCGTCAGCAGTTTTACTTAATTCAGGAGTTTGTCAAAGGCAATAATTTGCAGCAGGAAATAAGAAAACAAGGAGTCTTAAACGAAGCAAAAGCTAGACAAGTACTGAAAGAGGTTTTGGTAATTCTTAGAGATATTCATGCTCAAAAAGTTATTCACCGAGACATTAAGCCTGCTAATATTATTCGTCGTGAAATAGATGACAAACTAGTTTTAATTGACTTTGGAGTAGTCAAAGATCAGGTCAATAGTGCTGGAGCGGCAGCCAATCAAACGGCTTTGACTGCCTTTGCAGTAGGTACCCCAGGCTTTGCTCCGCCTGAACAATTAGCTATGCGTCCTGTTTATGCCAGTGATGTTTATGCTTTAGGCGTTACCTGTATGTATTTAATGACTGGAAAAGCCCCAAAAAACATGGATTGCGATCCCATTACTGGGGAAATAAACTGGTTTAAATACGTTAATATTAGCGATAGTTTTGCCGCAATATTGAGCAAAATGCTAGAGATAGCGGTCAAAAGCCGTTACAAATCTGCTGAAGAAGTATTACAGGTACTGGATCTAGAAAACCATACAGATAGCTTATCTGAAAGTATGCTGAGTTATCCTATTGCTGGAGATGCTAGTACTTCCATCTCACATAGAACTGGAATAGGTTCTCGTCATAATATTCCTAGTAGAGTTTCTCAACACGCAGGTAGCAAAACTACATCTACCTCTAGATACTCGAGAACTAGTTCCCAAAGGATTAATCCTAGAAATAGCGCAGCAGAAAAAACGACTTCATTTAGTAATACCAAAGCTGCTGCAAAACCCATAAAAATATCGGCAGAAGAGGTTTTAAATGCTTATTCATCTGGTAGAAAAGACTTTAGTTTGAAAGATTTAGGTATGCAAGATTTGCAAAAGGCAGATTTGTCTGAGGCAAAATTTCACGGTTCTAAATTAGTCAGAACTAATTTTCACGGAGCTGATTTGAATCGGGCTAATTTTATTAATTCTGATGTGCGCCAGGCTATGCTACGTAATGCTAATCTAACTAAATCTTTTTTTAATTCTTGCAATTTAGAAGGGGTCGATTTACGAGGAGCAAACTTAAGCTATGCTAACTTCAAAAATACTAATCTAAAGGGTGCTAACCTGTGTGGAGCTAATCTTAGTCATACTAATTTAACTCAGGAACAATTAGAAGAAGTTAAAACCAACTGGATGACAATTATGCCTAGCGGTAAGCGGGGATTTTGGTAA
- a CDS encoding NfeD family protein, translated as MINPTLLWIIVAGILCSMEFVFPTAFVSFTMGIAALLVAVVSLFLPQYTLLTGLWLIFSTGLTILSRRLFTPKRRISITGDDLEATAIGGIPAGSAGRVLYEGNSWRAKCADETRDIAPNEPVFVVRKQGNTLIVLPRQMLDRD; from the coding sequence ATGATTAATCCTACTCTTTTATGGATAATTGTGGCAGGAATTCTTTGCTCGATGGAGTTCGTTTTCCCCACTGCGTTTGTCAGCTTTACGATGGGTATTGCTGCGCTGCTAGTGGCAGTTGTATCTTTATTTTTGCCACAATACACCTTACTGACTGGTTTGTGGCTAATTTTCTCGACTGGATTAACTATTCTTTCACGTCGTTTATTTACACCCAAGCGTAGAATATCAATTACGGGAGATGATTTGGAAGCTACCGCCATTGGCGGTATACCCGCTGGAAGCGCAGGGCGAGTTTTATATGAAGGTAACTCTTGGCGAGCAAAATGTGCCGATGAAACTAGAGACATTGCCCCTAATGAACCTGTTTTTGTAGTTCGCAAGCAAGGTAACACTTTAATTGTTTTACCCAGGCAAATGTTGGATCGAGACTGA
- a CDS encoding DUF29 domain-containing protein, translating into MTTQLEINDNQTTLYDRDYCQWLTRTAELLKKKEFTQLDLKNLIEEIESLGKSEKRAIESNLIVVILHLLKWQYQPSMRSNSWKSSIREHRRRVQRLLTDSPSLKNHLLFALADCYLAAKKQAADETGLSAVVFPEECLSLAEFLDEDFLPD; encoded by the coding sequence ATGACTACTCAACTAGAAATAAATGACAACCAAACAACTCTTTATGATCGCGATTATTGTCAGTGGCTTACTCGAACTGCTGAATTACTAAAGAAAAAAGAATTTACTCAACTAGACCTAAAAAATTTAATTGAGGAAATAGAAAGCTTGGGTAAAAGTGAAAAAAGAGCCATTGAAAGCAACTTGATTGTCGTTATACTTCACTTGCTTAAATGGCAATATCAACCCTCCATGCGTTCTAATAGCTGGAAGTCTAGTATCAGAGAACATCGACGCAGAGTACAACGATTGCTTACTGATAGTCCCAGTCTTAAAAATCACTTATTATTCGCATTAGCTGATTGTTATTTAGCTGCAAAAAAACAAGCTGCTGACGAAACGGGTTTATCTGCCGTTGTTTTTCCTGAAGAATGTCTTTCCTTAGCTGAATTTCTTGACGAAGATTTTTTGCCTGATTAA
- a CDS encoding type II toxin-antitoxin system HicB family antitoxin: protein MKSRSFTVVVYKEDDTYIAECPEIGTVDQGETIEQAVLGLKEATRLYLEEFPLPETSPIYITTMDISYA from the coding sequence ATGAAAAGCCGTAGTTTCACAGTAGTTGTTTACAAAGAAGACGATACTTATATTGCCGAATGTCCTGAAATTGGCACAGTAGACCAAGGGGAAACTATCGAACAGGCTGTTTTGGGTTTAAAAGAAGCTACAAGATTATATTTAGAAGAGTTTCCATTGCCAGAGACTTCTCCTATATATATCACCACTATGGACATTAGCTATGCCTAA
- a CDS encoding type II toxin-antitoxin system HicA family toxin — MPKLPRISSKKAIRALERLGFEKTRQTGSHVIMKKITSDGLVGCVVPIHKELKTGTLKGILRQAQLGLEEFIDNL; from the coding sequence ATGCCTAAATTGCCCAGAATTTCTAGTAAAAAAGCAATTAGAGCATTAGAGCGTTTGGGTTTTGAAAAAACTCGTCAAACTGGTAGTCACGTCATTATGAAAAAGATAACGTCCGATGGTCTAGTTGGTTGTGTTGTGCCAATACATAAAGAGCTAAAAACTGGAACATTAAAAGGCATTCTTAGACAGGCACAATTAGGTTTAGAAGAATTTATTGACAATCTTTAA
- a CDS encoding 2-oxoisovalerate dehydrogenase E1 subunit beta produces the protein MIEIVFLVEDDPDGGYTARALGESIFTQADNLESLKEMIRDAVDCHFIEEQKPKVIRLHIVRDEVIAS, from the coding sequence ATGATAGAAATTGTTTTTCTGGTTGAAGATGACCCTGACGGAGGTTATACAGCCAGAGCATTAGGTGAGTCTATATTTACGCAAGCAGATAATTTGGAAAGTCTCAAAGAAATGATCCGTGATGCAGTTGACTGTCATTTTATAGAAGAACAAAAACCTAAAGTAATTCGATTACATATTGTTCGAGATGAGGTCATTGCATCGTAA
- a CDS encoding DUF29 family protein, which produces MKETIQNRDFKNMDWDNLLDEIDDMGKSEKRSPIKQKERLKKSSFCQ; this is translated from the coding sequence ATAAAAGAAACTATTCAAAATAGAGATTTTAAAAATATGGATTGGGATAATCTGTTAGACGAAATAGACGATATGGGAAAGTCAGAAAAGCGATCGCCGATTAAGCAGAAAGAAAGATTGAAGAAATCTAGTTTTTGTCAATAA
- a CDS encoding type II toxin-antitoxin system YoeB family toxin has translation MSSRILAWTDEAWDSYVFWQRQDKKTLKRINKLIKAAKSTPFDGIGKPEPVTSSHR, from the coding sequence ATGAGTAGTCGTATATTGGCTTGGACTGATGAAGCTTGGGATAGTTATGTTTTTTGGCAGCGTCAAGATAAAAAGACGCTCAAAAGAATTAATAAGCTGATTAAAGCAGCAAAGAGTACTCCGTTTGATGGCATTGGCAAGCCAGAACCTGTGACTTCCTCCCATCGCTAA
- a CDS encoding transposase: MILNYVYRIYPDSSQIESLDEWLKTCRVSYNYALRELKDWIASRKCSVDRCSLESEYIMAADYPFPSYHQQQNNLPKAKKKFPRLKTVPSQVLQTNIRRLHDSWDAFRAKGFGFPRFKKYGQMKSILFPQFKTNPLSDWQIQIPKLGKVQINLHRPIPDGFVIKQVRIVKKAVGWFAVVAIESDIVLPSPTPHGHSIGVDVGLLSYIATSDSFTEPRPKFFKTAYSRLKVLQKRLSRKMKRGENYEKARTKVAKQHNHIAFKRADYQYKLAHKLCSMANTIYVEDCDFGIMAKGMLGKHSIDASFGQLRSILEYVAKERDVFVGRIDHRGTSQTCPNCRTEVRKDLSVRLHQCHECNYVVDRDIASAQEICNRGQETYRGTPEKHANNAGGKSTPHFRSRNWH, from the coding sequence ATGATACTAAATTATGTTTACCGCATTTATCCAGATAGCAGTCAAATTGAATCACTCGACGAGTGGTTAAAAACTTGTAGAGTTAGCTATAACTATGCTTTACGAGAACTAAAAGATTGGATTGCTTCTAGAAAATGTTCGGTAGATAGATGTAGTTTGGAATCAGAATATATTATGGCTGCGGATTATCCGTTTCCCAGTTACCACCAACAGCAAAACAACCTACCCAAAGCAAAAAAGAAATTCCCTAGATTGAAGACTGTACCGTCACAGGTATTGCAAACTAATATCAGACGACTGCATGATAGCTGGGATGCTTTCAGAGCAAAAGGATTTGGGTTTCCAAGGTTTAAAAAATATGGGCAAATGAAGTCCATTTTGTTTCCTCAGTTCAAAACCAATCCTTTAAGCGATTGGCAGATACAAATACCCAAACTAGGAAAAGTGCAGATCAATTTGCACAGACCAATACCTGATGGTTTTGTAATCAAACAGGTAAGGATAGTCAAAAAAGCCGTAGGTTGGTTTGCTGTGGTAGCAATAGAATCAGATATTGTTTTACCTAGTCCAACACCTCATGGTCATAGCATTGGCGTAGATGTTGGCTTGCTATCTTACATAGCTACATCTGACTCTTTCACCGAACCTAGACCTAAGTTTTTCAAGACAGCCTACAGTCGGCTGAAAGTGCTACAAAAGCGTTTGTCGAGAAAAATGAAACGGGGAGAGAACTATGAAAAAGCAAGAACCAAAGTAGCCAAACAACATAACCATATTGCTTTCAAACGCGCTGACTATCAATATAAATTAGCGCATAAACTCTGTTCTATGGCTAACACAATCTATGTAGAAGATTGCGACTTTGGTATCATGGCCAAAGGAATGCTAGGCAAGCATTCAATTGATGCTAGTTTTGGTCAGCTACGCTCGATCTTAGAATATGTAGCCAAAGAGCGAGATGTCTTTGTCGGCAGGATAGATCATCGGGGAACAAGTCAAACTTGTCCTAATTGCAGAACTGAAGTTAGAAAAGATCTAAGTGTCAGACTACATCAGTGTCATGAATGTAATTATGTTGTCGATAGAGATATAGCCTCGGCTCAAGAAATATGTAACCGAGGACAAGAAACGTATCGGGGGACTCCCGAAAAGCACGCGAATAATGCGGGAGGAAAATCCACACCGCATTTTCGCTCAAGAAATTGGCACTAA
- a CDS encoding type II toxin-antitoxin system Phd/YefM family antitoxin codes for MKIVTFTEARNKLKTVLDRVINDADYTIITRRDADDAVIMSLEFFNI; via the coding sequence ATGAAAATAGTTACTTTTACTGAAGCCAGAAATAAACTGAAAACTGTTTTAGATCGAGTAATTAATGATGCTGACTACACCATAATCACTAGGCGCGATGCAGATGATGCTGTGATTATGTCTCTAGAATTTTTTAACATTTAG
- a CDS encoding P-II family nitrogen regulator: MKKIEAIIRPFKLDEVKIALVNAGVVGMTVSEVRGFGRQKGQTERYRGSEYTVEFLQKLKIEIVIEDDQVEMVVDKIIAAARTGEIGDGKIFVYPVDQVVRIRTGEKNLEAV; encoded by the coding sequence TTGAAAAAAATAGAAGCTATTATCAGACCTTTTAAATTAGATGAAGTCAAGATTGCTCTAGTTAATGCTGGAGTAGTTGGAATGACTGTTTCTGAAGTACGTGGTTTTGGTCGCCAAAAAGGGCAAACTGAGCGTTATCGGGGTTCAGAATACACAGTAGAATTTCTGCAAAAGCTAAAAATTGAAATTGTAATCGAAGACGATCAGGTAGAAATGGTAGTAGATAAAATTATTGCTGCTGCACGCACAGGCGAAATCGGCGATGGTAAGATCTTTGTTTATCCTGTAGACCAAGTTGTCCGAATTCGTACTGGAGAGAAAAATTTAGAGGCAGTATAG
- a CDS encoding prohibitin family protein, with protein MNTQSSNSWQPLLGGIVAAIVLLIAFNSFIILNPGQAGVLSILGKAQDGVLLEGIHLRPPLVSNVDIYDLTVQKFEVPAQSSTKDLQDLKASFAINFRLDPIEVVEIRRKQGTLQNIVSKIIAPQTQESFKIAAARRTVEEAITKRNELKEDFDNALSERLDKYGILILDTSVVDLSFSPEFARAVEEKQIAEQKSQRAVYVAREAEQQAQADINRAKGKAEAQRLLAETLRAQGGELVLKKEAIEAWREGGAQMPKVLVTSGDSQGGIPFLFNLGSVE; from the coding sequence TTGAATACTCAGTCGTCTAATAGTTGGCAGCCTCTGCTAGGTGGTATTGTTGCCGCTATAGTACTTTTGATCGCTTTCAATTCATTTATAATTCTTAATCCCGGTCAGGCTGGGGTTTTGAGCATTTTGGGGAAAGCTCAAGACGGTGTTTTGCTAGAAGGAATTCATCTTCGTCCCCCATTGGTTTCCAACGTGGATATCTACGATCTGACGGTACAAAAATTTGAAGTCCCCGCACAAAGCTCTACCAAAGATTTGCAAGATCTTAAAGCTAGCTTTGCGATTAACTTCCGCTTAGATCCAATTGAAGTAGTGGAAATACGCCGTAAACAAGGAACACTGCAAAATATCGTTTCCAAAATTATTGCTCCCCAAACTCAAGAATCTTTTAAAATTGCAGCAGCTAGAAGAACTGTAGAAGAAGCAATCACCAAACGCAATGAATTAAAAGAAGACTTTGATAATGCTCTAAGTGAACGCTTAGATAAATATGGCATTCTAATTTTAGATACTAGCGTAGTCGATCTTAGTTTTTCTCCTGAATTTGCTCGAGCAGTCGAGGAAAAACAAATTGCCGAACAGAAATCCCAAAGAGCTGTATATGTAGCTAGAGAAGCCGAACAGCAAGCTCAGGCAGATATTAACCGTGCTAAGGGTAAAGCAGAAGCTCAAAGACTACTGGCTGAAACATTAAGAGCGCAAGGTGGAGAACTAGTACTAAAAAAAGAGGCGATCGAAGCCTGGCGAGAAGGTGGCGCACAAATGCCTAAGGTTTTAGTCACAAGTGGCGACTCTCAAGGTGGTATTCCTTTCTTATTTAACTTGGGAAGTGTTGAGTAA
- a CDS encoding aminopeptidase P N-terminal domain-containing protein: MGIEQQEYRQRQRKLMSKIGAGTAIFRSAPMATMHNDVEYTYRQESSFYYLTGFNEPEAVAVFAPHHQEHQYILFVQPKDPEKETWTGYRCGVEAAKEIYGADEAYPIGELNEKLPQYLINADRIYYYLGNDEKFNQLIISHWQRLMQGYQKRGKAPLAIEDTRPLTFPMRLVKTPGEVALMRQATKISAMAHNRAREFARPGIYEYQVQAEIEHIFRKEGGIGIAYPSIVASGENACILHYIENDRQMQDNELLLIDAGCSYGYYNGDITRTFPVGGKFTPEQKALYEIVLEAQLKAIAEVQPGKPYNEFHDMAVCVIVQGLLDLGLLQGDLEEIIKEEKYKPFYMHRTGHWLGLDVHDVGVYRHNEDWQNLTPGHIVTVEPGIYISPQIKPAEGQPEIPDRWKGIGIRIEDDLLVTPDGHDILTSDVPKSIKDMER; this comes from the coding sequence ATGGGGATTGAGCAGCAAGAGTATCGCCAACGCCAACGAAAATTAATGTCCAAAATTGGCGCAGGAACGGCAATTTTTCGTAGTGCGCCGATGGCAACTATGCACAACGACGTTGAATATACCTATCGTCAAGAAAGTAGTTTTTACTATTTGACAGGCTTTAATGAACCAGAAGCCGTAGCGGTATTCGCCCCCCATCATCAAGAACACCAGTATATTTTATTTGTTCAGCCTAAAGATCCTGAGAAAGAAACCTGGACAGGGTATCGCTGTGGTGTGGAAGCAGCTAAAGAAATTTATGGGGCAGATGAAGCCTATCCAATTGGCGAACTAAATGAAAAACTACCCCAGTATTTAATTAATGCCGATCGCATTTACTATTATTTAGGTAATGATGAGAAATTTAACCAGCTAATAATTTCTCATTGGCAAAGATTAATGCAGGGTTATCAAAAACGCGGTAAAGCACCCTTAGCGATTGAAGATACTCGTCCTCTGACTTTTCCAATGCGGTTGGTAAAAACCCCTGGAGAAGTAGCCCTGATGCGACAGGCAACTAAAATTTCAGCAATGGCACACAATCGCGCCCGCGAATTTGCTCGACCAGGAATTTATGAATATCAGGTACAGGCAGAAATAGAGCATATTTTCCGTAAAGAAGGGGGCATTGGTATTGCGTACCCCTCGATCGTGGCATCGGGAGAAAACGCCTGTATTCTGCACTATATTGAAAATGATCGTCAAATGCAGGATAACGAGCTTTTGCTAATTGATGCTGGTTGCTCTTATGGCTACTACAACGGTGATATTACCCGCACTTTTCCTGTAGGTGGTAAATTTACTCCAGAACAAAAAGCCCTGTATGAAATTGTCTTAGAAGCGCAGTTAAAAGCGATCGCCGAAGTACAGCCAGGAAAGCCTTACAATGAATTCCACGATATGGCTGTCTGCGTAATTGTTCAAGGTTTATTAGATTTGGGATTACTCCAAGGCGACTTGGAAGAGATTATCAAGGAAGAAAAATACAAGCCGTTTTATATGCACCGTACAGGGCATTGGCTGGGCTTAGATGTCCATGATGTCGGAGTTTATCGGCACAACGAAGATTGGCAAAATCTTACTCCAGGACACATAGTCACAGTTGAACCAGGAATTTATATTTCGCCCCAGATCAAACCCGCCGAAGGACAGCCAGAAATTCCCGATCGCTGGAAAGGAATTGGTATTCGCATCGAGGATGACTTGTTAGTAACACCCGATGGACATGACATTTTGACTTCAGACGTACCCAAATCGATTAAGGATATGGAGAGATAA
- a CDS encoding phytanoyl-CoA dioxygenase family protein — MKIAQITEEIIHGKGYVMLPNLLSLKETTAARNLILQLAEQEKQQNKLIVEGRKERLYGLLYKGDVFTNLVQDRLILSVIEAIIGEDAILGGFSAHILHPGAKRMGIHVDYPYWAMSSPFPKYPILELQVIWLMEDFTADNGAPLFAAGTQNLATQPDKKQFKKAAEKITGTAGTAIISHGLCWHDTSENKSDRPRVSLLGNYTPQYVHPLENNLFDHQPKTIQNASPRLQKLLRHTWMSKAEPIYGMKFIK, encoded by the coding sequence GTGAAAATTGCCCAAATAACCGAAGAAATCATTCACGGTAAAGGTTATGTTATGCTACCTAACCTTTTGAGTCTTAAAGAAACAACGGCAGCCAGAAATTTAATTCTTCAACTTGCCGAACAAGAAAAACAGCAAAATAAATTAATTGTTGAGGGGCGAAAAGAGAGACTATACGGTTTGCTCTACAAGGGAGATGTTTTTACTAACCTAGTTCAAGATCGGCTGATTCTCTCAGTGATTGAAGCAATTATTGGCGAAGATGCGATTTTGGGCGGTTTTTCGGCACATATCCTCCATCCAGGCGCCAAAAGAATGGGTATTCACGTTGATTATCCCTATTGGGCAATGTCTTCCCCCTTCCCTAAATACCCGATTTTAGAACTTCAGGTGATTTGGTTAATGGAAGATTTTACTGCCGATAATGGCGCACCTTTGTTTGCTGCGGGAACACAGAATTTGGCGACTCAACCCGATAAAAAACAGTTTAAAAAAGCTGCTGAAAAGATTACTGGAACAGCAGGAACAGCAATTATTTCTCACGGACTTTGCTGGCACGATACTTCGGAAAACAAAAGCGATCGCCCCAGAGTATCTTTACTGGGAAACTATACACCGCAATACGTTCATCCTTTAGAAAATAATTTGTTCGACCATCAACCAAAAACGATTCAAAACGCCAGTCCAAGATTACAAAAACTACTGAGACATACCTGGATGTCTAAAGCCGAACCGATATACGGCATGAAGTTTATTAAATAA
- a CDS encoding Uma2 family endonuclease, with product MCSTQPKSAVSDGKKSADMTSIIYQWSVDEWHELVDAGVLEGKPVELLEGNIVEMSPEGIEHSYTNQSVSDYLRDLLKGQAHVREGHPITLDNSEPEPDIAIVQLPETIYRSHHPYPQDIYWLIEVSNRTLKKDLEQKIITYARNGIPEYWIIDLKNKKLIIHTQLQNTHYSQTTEYQSGSVTSQAFAEIKIDLDKLLLY from the coding sequence GTGTGTTCTACTCAACCCAAAAGTGCCGTAAGTGACGGTAAAAAATCAGCAGACATGACTTCAATTATTTATCAATGGTCAGTAGATGAATGGCATGAACTGGTTGACGCTGGTGTGTTAGAGGGAAAACCAGTTGAACTTCTCGAAGGAAATATTGTTGAGATGAGTCCAGAGGGAATTGAGCATAGCTATACCAATCAATCTGTAAGCGATTACTTGAGAGATTTACTCAAAGGACAGGCCCATGTAAGAGAAGGTCATCCAATCACCTTAGATAACTCTGAACCAGAACCAGACATAGCTATAGTTCAACTACCAGAAACTATATATCGCAGTCATCACCCTTATCCACAAGATATTTATTGGTTGATTGAGGTATCTAATAGAACTTTGAAAAAGGATCTAGAACAGAAAATTATTACCTATGCCCGCAATGGAATACCCGAATATTGGATAATTGATTTAAAAAATAAAAAACTGATTATTCACACTCAACTGCAAAACACTCATTACTCGCAAACTACTGAATATCAATCGGGGTCAGTAACATCTCAAGCTTTTGCTGAGATTAAGATCGATTTGGATAAACTGTTGCTGTATTGA
- a CDS encoding DUF433 domain-containing protein — translation MKILDLGNRDQGFDILELIKSEASRTLVIAAELPLETNADGLVQVGKTRVTLDTVVTVFKQGTTAEEIVYRYPSLKIADVYATIAFYLNNQQEVEAYLQQRQKQA, via the coding sequence TTGAAAATTCTCGATCTAGGTAACCGCGATCAAGGTTTTGATATCCTAGAGTTAATTAAATCTGAGGCTAGTAGGACTTTAGTCATTGCTGCTGAACTTCCTCTAGAGACAAATGCTGATGGCTTGGTGCAAGTAGGTAAAACTCGTGTAACTCTAGACACTGTTGTTACTGTATTTAAGCAGGGAACTACGGCTGAGGAAATTGTCTATCGCTATCCATCACTGAAGATAGCGGATGTCTACGCCACTATTGCATTTTACTTAAATAATCAACAGGAAGTAGAAGCATATTTACAACAGCGACAAAAACAAGCTTAG
- a CDS encoding Uma2 family endonuclease, which produces MNLPNQTISKPTLAEFLELAPTKPEQEYLAGEISQKPMPQGEHSVLQASLVTEINQVGKQQKLVCAFPELRCNFAESSIVPDVAVFEWQNISLKVNGRITNKFEIAPDWIIEILSPNQSANRVIRKITFCLNQGTKLGWLIDPEDESVVIFEPNSTPVVKADNDILLVLEALANWQLSAVDLFGWLNFN; this is translated from the coding sequence ATGAATTTACCCAATCAGACTATATCTAAACCGACATTGGCAGAATTCTTGGAACTTGCACCAACCAAGCCAGAACAAGAATACTTAGCAGGAGAAATATCTCAAAAACCAATGCCACAAGGAGAACATAGTGTTTTACAAGCTAGTTTAGTTACAGAAATCAATCAAGTCGGTAAACAACAAAAACTAGTTTGTGCATTTCCTGAGTTACGTTGTAACTTTGCAGAAAGTTCGATTGTGCCTGATGTTGCAGTGTTTGAATGGCAAAATATTTCCCTAAAAGTTAATGGCAGAATTACCAATAAGTTTGAAATTGCTCCAGATTGGATAATTGAAATACTCTCTCCCAATCAATCAGCTAATCGAGTAATTAGAAAAATTACTTTTTGTTTAAATCAAGGAACAAAACTAGGATGGTTGATTGATCCTGAAGATGAATCGGTGGTAATTTTTGAACCTAATTCGACTCCCGTAGTTAAAGCTGATAATGATATTTTATTGGTTTTAGAAGCTTTAGCAAATTGGCAACTTTCAGCAGTAGATTTATTTGGTTGGCTAAATTTCAATTAA